The following are from one region of the Prionailurus bengalensis isolate Pbe53 chromosome A2, Fcat_Pben_1.1_paternal_pri, whole genome shotgun sequence genome:
- the GPR108 gene encoding protein GPR108 isoform X2, which produces MESRRSCSSLLGSSPKHLLNQGPQIQCTQSPLMWTAGPPLRLTRPSRNTQCPREISSTLSPQGPSGKDKELILGLGHLNNSYNFSFHVVIGSQAEEGQYNLNFHNCYNSRPGQEQPFDITVMIREKNPEGFLSAAEIPLFKLYMVMSACFLAAGIFWVSLLCRNTYNVFKIHWLMAALAFTKSISLLFHSINYYFINSQGHPLEGLAVMHYITHLLKGALLFITIALIGSGWAFVKYVLSDKEKKIFGIVIPLQVLANVAYIVIESREEGASDYRLWKETLFLVDLICCGAILFPVVWSIRHLQDASGTDGKAAVNLAKLKLFRHYYVMIICYVYFTRIIAILLRVAVPFQWQWLYQLLVEGSTLAFFVLTGYKFQPAGNNPYLQLPQEDEEDVQMEQLMTNSGFREGLSKVNKTASGRELL; this is translated from the exons ATGGAGAGCAGAAGAAGCTGTTCATCTCTCCTGGGCTCCTCCCCGAAGCACCTTCTGAACCAGGGCCCTCAAATCCAGTGCACACAGTCACCCCTAATGTGGACAGCG GGGCCACCACTACGCTTGACAAGGCCAAGTCGAAACACACAGTGTCCCAGGGAGATCAGCAG CACTCTGTCCCCTCAGGGCCCCAGTGGGAAGGACAAGGAACTGATCCTGGGTCTCGGGCATCTCAACAACTCCTACAACTTCAGC ttccACGTCGTGATCGGCTCTCAGGCGGAGGAAGGCCAGTACAACCTCAATTTCCACAACTGTTACAACTCCAGGCCGGGCCAGGAGCAGCCGTTTGACATCACG gtcatgatccggGAGAAGAACCCTGAGGGCTTCCTGTCAGCGGCAGAAATTCCCCTTTTCAAGCTGTATATGGTCATGTCTGCCTGCTTCCTGGCTGCTGGCATCTTCTGGGTGTCCCTTCTCTGCAGGAACAC gtaCAACGTCTTCAAGATCCATTGGCTGATGGCGGCCCTGGCTTTCACCAAGAGCATCTCCCTCCTTTTCCACAGT ATCAACTATTACTTCATCAACAGCCAGGGTCACCCCCTCGAAGGCCTCGCTGTCATGCACTACATCACACACCT GCTGAAGGGCGCTCTCCTCTTCATCACCATCGCCTTGATCGGCTCTGGCTGGGCCTTTGTCAAATACGTCCTgtcagacaaggaaaagaaaatctttgggatCGTGATTCCCCTGCAG GTCCTGGCCAACGTGGCCTACATCGTCATTGAGTCCCGTGAGGAGGGCGCCAGCGACTACAGGCTCTGGAAGGAGACCCTCTTCCTGGTGGACCTCATCTGCTGTGGCGCCATTCTCTTCCCTGTGGTCTG GTCTATCCGGCATCTCCAGGATGCATCGGGCACTGATGGAAAGG CGGCAGTGAACCTGGCCAAGCTGAAGCTGTTTCGGCATTACTATGTCATG ATCATCTGTTACGTCTATTTCACGAGGATCATCGCCATCCTGCTGCGGGTGGCCGTGCCCTTCCAGTGGCAGTGGCTGTACCAG CTCTTGGTGGAAGGCTCCACTCTGGCCTTCTTCGTGCTCACTGGCTACAAGTTCCAGCCTGCAGGCAACAACCCATACCTGCAGCTGCCCcaggaggacgaggaggacgtGCAAATGGAGCAACT AATGACCAATTCTGGGTTCCGGGAAGGCCTGTCCAAAGTCAACAAAACAGCCAGCGGGCGGGAGCTATTGTGA
- the GPR108 gene encoding protein GPR108 isoform X1, with amino-acid sequence MAVSERRGLARRSPPEWGQLLLLLLLLGGCSGRIHRLALTGEKRADIQLNSFGFYTNGSLEVDLSLLRLGLQETEEKAPLVGFSLTRVRSGSVRSYSTRDPHDCPLWKNSSNLLVLFLINTKDLRVQVRKYGEQKKLFISPGLLPEAPSEPGPSNPVHTVTPNVDSGATTTLDKAKSKHTVSQGDQQGPSGKDKELILGLGHLNNSYNFSFHVVIGSQAEEGQYNLNFHNCYNSRPGQEQPFDITVMIREKNPEGFLSAAEIPLFKLYMVMSACFLAAGIFWVSLLCRNTYNVFKIHWLMAALAFTKSISLLFHSINYYFINSQGHPLEGLAVMHYITHLLKGALLFITIALIGSGWAFVKYVLSDKEKKIFGIVIPLQVLANVAYIVIESREEGASDYRLWKETLFLVDLICCGAILFPVVWSIRHLQDASGTDGKAAVNLAKLKLFRHYYVMIICYVYFTRIIAILLRVAVPFQWQWLYQLLVEGSTLAFFVLTGYKFQPAGNNPYLQLPQEDEEDVQMEQLMTNSGFREGLSKVNKTASGRELL; translated from the exons ATGGCAGTGAGCGAGAGGAGGGGGCTCGCCCGCCGGAGCCCCCCGGAGTGGGGGCAGCTGCTACTTCTGCTGCTGCTCTTGGGTGGCTGCTCTGGGCGTATCCACCGACTGGCGCTGACG GGGGAGAAGCGAGCAGACATCCAGCTGAATAGCTTCGGCTTCTACACCAATGGCTCCCTGGAGGTGGACCTGAGCCTCCTGCGTCTGGGCCTccaggagacagaagagaaggccCCGCTG GTGGGGTTCAGTCTGACTCGGGTTCGATCTGGCAGTGTTCGATCCTACTCA ACCCGGGACCCCCACGACTGTCCTCTCTGGAAAAACAGTAGCAACCTCCTGGTTCTCTTCCTCATCAACACCAAGGATCTGCG ggTCCAGGTGAGGAAGTATGGAGAGCAGAAGAAGCTGTTCATCTCTCCTGGGCTCCTCCCCGAAGCACCTTCTGAACCAGGGCCCTCAAATCCAGTGCACACAGTCACCCCTAATGTGGACAGCG GGGCCACCACTACGCTTGACAAGGCCAAGTCGAAACACACAGTGTCCCAGGGAGATCAGCAG GGCCCCAGTGGGAAGGACAAGGAACTGATCCTGGGTCTCGGGCATCTCAACAACTCCTACAACTTCAGC ttccACGTCGTGATCGGCTCTCAGGCGGAGGAAGGCCAGTACAACCTCAATTTCCACAACTGTTACAACTCCAGGCCGGGCCAGGAGCAGCCGTTTGACATCACG gtcatgatccggGAGAAGAACCCTGAGGGCTTCCTGTCAGCGGCAGAAATTCCCCTTTTCAAGCTGTATATGGTCATGTCTGCCTGCTTCCTGGCTGCTGGCATCTTCTGGGTGTCCCTTCTCTGCAGGAACAC gtaCAACGTCTTCAAGATCCATTGGCTGATGGCGGCCCTGGCTTTCACCAAGAGCATCTCCCTCCTTTTCCACAGT ATCAACTATTACTTCATCAACAGCCAGGGTCACCCCCTCGAAGGCCTCGCTGTCATGCACTACATCACACACCT GCTGAAGGGCGCTCTCCTCTTCATCACCATCGCCTTGATCGGCTCTGGCTGGGCCTTTGTCAAATACGTCCTgtcagacaaggaaaagaaaatctttgggatCGTGATTCCCCTGCAG GTCCTGGCCAACGTGGCCTACATCGTCATTGAGTCCCGTGAGGAGGGCGCCAGCGACTACAGGCTCTGGAAGGAGACCCTCTTCCTGGTGGACCTCATCTGCTGTGGCGCCATTCTCTTCCCTGTGGTCTG GTCTATCCGGCATCTCCAGGATGCATCGGGCACTGATGGAAAGG CGGCAGTGAACCTGGCCAAGCTGAAGCTGTTTCGGCATTACTATGTCATG ATCATCTGTTACGTCTATTTCACGAGGATCATCGCCATCCTGCTGCGGGTGGCCGTGCCCTTCCAGTGGCAGTGGCTGTACCAG CTCTTGGTGGAAGGCTCCACTCTGGCCTTCTTCGTGCTCACTGGCTACAAGTTCCAGCCTGCAGGCAACAACCCATACCTGCAGCTGCCCcaggaggacgaggaggacgtGCAAATGGAGCAACT AATGACCAATTCTGGGTTCCGGGAAGGCCTGTCCAAAGTCAACAAAACAGCCAGCGGGCGGGAGCTATTGTGA
- the GPR108 gene encoding protein GPR108 isoform X3, with amino-acid sequence MIREKNPEGFLSAAEIPLFKLYMVMSACFLAAGIFWVSLLCRNTYNVFKIHWLMAALAFTKSISLLFHSINYYFINSQGHPLEGLAVMHYITHLLKGALLFITIALIGSGWAFVKYVLSDKEKKIFGIVIPLQVLANVAYIVIESREEGASDYRLWKETLFLVDLICCGAILFPVVWSIRHLQDASGTDGKAAVNLAKLKLFRHYYVMIICYVYFTRIIAILLRVAVPFQWQWLYQLLVEGSTLAFFVLTGYKFQPAGNNPYLQLPQEDEEDVQMEQLMTNSGFREGLSKVNKTASGRELL; translated from the exons atgatccggGAGAAGAACCCTGAGGGCTTCCTGTCAGCGGCAGAAATTCCCCTTTTCAAGCTGTATATGGTCATGTCTGCCTGCTTCCTGGCTGCTGGCATCTTCTGGGTGTCCCTTCTCTGCAGGAACAC gtaCAACGTCTTCAAGATCCATTGGCTGATGGCGGCCCTGGCTTTCACCAAGAGCATCTCCCTCCTTTTCCACAGT ATCAACTATTACTTCATCAACAGCCAGGGTCACCCCCTCGAAGGCCTCGCTGTCATGCACTACATCACACACCT GCTGAAGGGCGCTCTCCTCTTCATCACCATCGCCTTGATCGGCTCTGGCTGGGCCTTTGTCAAATACGTCCTgtcagacaaggaaaagaaaatctttgggatCGTGATTCCCCTGCAG GTCCTGGCCAACGTGGCCTACATCGTCATTGAGTCCCGTGAGGAGGGCGCCAGCGACTACAGGCTCTGGAAGGAGACCCTCTTCCTGGTGGACCTCATCTGCTGTGGCGCCATTCTCTTCCCTGTGGTCTG GTCTATCCGGCATCTCCAGGATGCATCGGGCACTGATGGAAAGG CGGCAGTGAACCTGGCCAAGCTGAAGCTGTTTCGGCATTACTATGTCATG ATCATCTGTTACGTCTATTTCACGAGGATCATCGCCATCCTGCTGCGGGTGGCCGTGCCCTTCCAGTGGCAGTGGCTGTACCAG CTCTTGGTGGAAGGCTCCACTCTGGCCTTCTTCGTGCTCACTGGCTACAAGTTCCAGCCTGCAGGCAACAACCCATACCTGCAGCTGCCCcaggaggacgaggaggacgtGCAAATGGAGCAACT AATGACCAATTCTGGGTTCCGGGAAGGCCTGTCCAAAGTCAACAAAACAGCCAGCGGGCGGGAGCTATTGTGA